Proteins from a single region of Bdellovibrio svalbardensis:
- a CDS encoding LysR family transcriptional regulator, which produces MKIQNLEDLSAFLQVAETGGFSGAARRLQVPVSVVSKRVARLEAALGQRLFQRSTRAVNLTEEGKGLVPKVQRLFGDLREMEEQFANSQDLKGPIRLTMPWGLSQGPVAKILTEFRKKHPLVEVQVHFSDALEKLVEGGFDLAIRFSTMEDSSMVARRLGPNYLKMVATPAYLKKHGTPKTVKDLKAHPLLMIPQHRMRKFQKSGVTLNELQSTPSVITNNGLFLVEIAKAGGGIAIRSHWDVVDLLKRKELVEVVVNDRLESSNDAYIVTPSNRYMSPRVRALMDALVEEFPKFLKTEPN; this is translated from the coding sequence ATGAAAATTCAGAATTTAGAAGATCTTTCCGCGTTCTTACAAGTTGCCGAAACAGGTGGCTTTTCAGGGGCGGCCCGCCGTCTTCAGGTGCCAGTGTCGGTTGTTAGCAAGAGAGTGGCGCGACTGGAAGCCGCTTTGGGGCAGCGACTTTTTCAAAGAAGCACCCGCGCGGTGAATCTGACTGAAGAGGGCAAGGGGCTGGTTCCGAAAGTGCAGCGCCTATTTGGTGATTTGCGAGAAATGGAAGAGCAGTTTGCAAACTCTCAAGACCTTAAAGGACCGATTCGACTGACTATGCCTTGGGGGTTAAGTCAGGGCCCTGTCGCAAAAATTTTGACAGAGTTTCGTAAGAAGCATCCTCTGGTCGAAGTGCAGGTTCACTTTAGCGATGCGCTTGAGAAACTTGTGGAGGGCGGATTTGATTTGGCGATTCGTTTCTCTACCATGGAAGACTCTTCGATGGTGGCAAGACGACTGGGACCGAACTACTTAAAGATGGTTGCGACTCCGGCATACTTGAAGAAACATGGGACGCCCAAAACAGTGAAGGATCTGAAAGCTCATCCGTTACTGATGATTCCCCAGCATCGTATGCGAAAATTTCAGAAAAGTGGAGTCACTTTGAATGAGCTGCAGAGCACTCCATCTGTTATCACCAACAACGGCCTTTTTCTTGTGGAGATTGCCAAGGCTGGTGGAGGAATAGCGATTCGCTCTCACTGGGACGTTGTCGATTTGCTGAAGAGAAAAGAGTTGGTGGAAGTGGTGGTCAATGATCGTCTTGAATCCAGTAACGATGCCTACATAGTGACACCATCGAATCGCTACATGTCACCACGAGTGCGCGCCTTGATGGATGCCTTGGTGGAAGAGTTTCCGAAGTTCCTAAAGACCGAGCCGAATTAG
- a CDS encoding HNH endonuclease has translation MDLKNISNHELCLRMEKLVRSERKITHLILMHILEIESRRLYADLGFDGMFSYLTKGLGYSESGAYRRLQSARILKQVPSAADKLETGALNLSQLTQVQKCLKEASKLNAADCSKERTQALLEKIENKNTFQTEKVLAIEFNKAVQLHEVVKPQGDESVRLEITFSKKQYEELEQARALLSHVCPDGTWSEVLAVLAQKFNQSKLGKNSTQGFAAKQEKAVAPAECMDAAGIEKVEAASSVKSGADEGTAKTKTGSMAERKYLSVKIRRDLFAKAQGCCEYRDAKSGRTCGSTYQLQVDHIYPRALGGGDEQTNLRILCRSHNLLMANRLGISKR, from the coding sequence ATGGATCTCAAGAATATTTCGAACCATGAATTATGTTTGCGAATGGAGAAACTGGTTCGTAGCGAGCGTAAAATCACACATTTGATTTTGATGCATATTCTTGAAATCGAGTCGCGAAGACTTTATGCGGATCTTGGATTTGATGGAATGTTTTCTTATTTGACTAAAGGGTTGGGTTATTCTGAATCAGGCGCATATCGTCGCCTGCAGTCTGCGCGGATTTTAAAACAGGTTCCCTCTGCTGCTGACAAGTTGGAAACTGGCGCTTTGAATTTGTCTCAGCTTACCCAAGTTCAGAAATGCCTCAAGGAAGCGTCCAAGCTAAATGCTGCGGATTGCTCTAAGGAAAGAACTCAGGCATTGTTGGAAAAGATTGAAAATAAGAACACCTTTCAAACTGAAAAGGTGTTGGCAATCGAATTCAATAAAGCTGTTCAGTTGCATGAGGTTGTTAAACCTCAAGGCGATGAGTCTGTTCGATTGGAAATTACCTTTTCTAAAAAACAATATGAAGAGTTGGAGCAGGCTCGAGCGCTTCTATCGCATGTTTGTCCAGATGGAACTTGGTCCGAAGTTCTTGCGGTGCTAGCGCAAAAGTTCAACCAATCTAAATTGGGCAAAAACTCGACGCAAGGCTTCGCCGCTAAGCAGGAAAAAGCTGTGGCTCCTGCCGAATGCATGGATGCGGCTGGAATTGAAAAAGTGGAAGCCGCGTCTTCAGTCAAAAGTGGAGCGGATGAGGGAACTGCAAAGACAAAAACAGGGTCAATGGCAGAGCGCAAGTATCTTTCAGTCAAGATCAGAAGAGATTTGTTCGCTAAAGCTCAGGGTTGTTGTGAATATCGAGACGCTAAATCTGGCAGGACCTGCGGTTCGACTTATCAGCTTCAGGTTGATCATATTTATCCTCGTGCATTGGGCGGGGGTGATGAGCAGACTAACTTAAGAATTTTATGCCGTAGTCATAATCTACTTATGGCAAATAGGCTTGGCATCTCTAAGAGATAA
- a CDS encoding endonuclease I family protein produces the protein MKAMFLSVLVLFSVLISNVGHAALSSQEIPYYGEEFYRDLATGVSNEELVSRLQTVLRSSHQAVSGTYDQISDNCTSQGCYQHISLGYDRARIFMMGVYYLVKDGNSYAIPDLYCGGYKRSADFTSNPPGPNQIPDGNILNTEHTWPQSRFTGKFNKMMQKSDLHHLYPTDSEMNSIRGNNEFGEVVKDSKNLKCPVSRTGKPAGGGAEVFEPPVSHRGNVARALFYFSVRYGLPIGERQENTLRKWNKEDPVDEEEVRRNDAILKVQGNRNPFVDYPELADKISNF, from the coding sequence ATGAAGGCAATGTTCTTGTCTGTTCTCGTGTTGTTCTCGGTACTTATCTCAAATGTGGGCCACGCGGCTCTGTCATCTCAAGAAATTCCATATTATGGTGAAGAGTTCTATCGCGATCTAGCGACAGGCGTTTCAAATGAGGAACTTGTAAGCAGATTGCAGACGGTTCTTCGCAGCTCTCATCAAGCGGTTTCTGGAACTTACGATCAAATCTCTGATAACTGTACAAGCCAAGGTTGCTACCAACATATCTCTTTGGGATATGACCGCGCACGTATCTTTATGATGGGTGTTTACTATCTAGTAAAAGATGGCAACTCTTATGCAATTCCTGATTTGTATTGCGGTGGTTATAAGAGATCAGCTGACTTCACAAGCAATCCCCCAGGTCCCAATCAAATTCCAGATGGCAATATTTTGAATACTGAGCACACTTGGCCACAAAGCCGTTTCACTGGCAAATTCAACAAAATGATGCAGAAATCAGACCTTCATCATTTGTATCCAACAGATTCAGAAATGAACTCTATTCGTGGCAACAATGAGTTCGGTGAAGTAGTTAAAGACTCTAAAAACTTGAAATGCCCAGTATCTCGCACAGGTAAACCTGCAGGCGGTGGGGCTGAAGTGTTTGAACCACCAGTTTCACACAGAGGCAACGTGGCTCGCGCTTTGTTCTATTTCTCGGTCCGTTACGGTCTTCCAATTGGCGAGCGCCAAGAAAACACTCTTCGTAAGTGGAACAAAGAAGATCCTGTAGACGAAGAGGAAGTTCGTCGTAACGATGCGATCCTTAAAGTTCAAGGTAACAGAAATCCATTTGTGGACTACCCTGAATTGGCTGATAAAATCAGCAACTTCTAG
- the odhB gene encoding 2-oxoglutarate dehydrogenase complex dihydrolipoyllysine-residue succinyltransferase, with the protein MKQEIKVPAVGESITEATIGSWTKKSGDFVKRNEVLMLLETDKASVDVVAENDGVLTILPGSEAGAVVQIGATVATLDTDAKASAAPAAEAPKAAPAAPAQAASTQPASGAASQHLSPAVQRIVTENKIDTSTVQGTGKDGRLTKGDVLGAPAGTASSAPSAPAAAPAKAAAPTVVPMATGPSKQGDKKLVPMTTIRKRIAEKLKEAQNTAALLTTFNEIDMGKVMDLRAKYKDKFKEKFGLNLGFNGFFVKASVEALKSFPAVNAWIVGTDIEYHNYYNIGIAVSTEKGLMVPNVKDADTLSLAGIEIAVRDLAAKGRDGKITPNDLGGGTFSITNGGVFGSLLSTPILNAPQSAILGLHKIQDRPMAINGKVEIRPMMYVALTYDHRIVDGKEAVSFLVKIKELIEDPERLLLEV; encoded by the coding sequence ATGAAACAAGAGATTAAGGTTCCCGCAGTTGGCGAATCGATTACTGAGGCCACTATTGGCAGCTGGACAAAAAAATCCGGCGACTTCGTAAAACGCAACGAAGTTTTGATGCTTCTTGAAACTGACAAAGCCAGCGTTGATGTGGTCGCTGAAAACGACGGTGTCTTGACGATCCTTCCTGGTAGCGAAGCTGGCGCAGTTGTACAAATCGGTGCGACAGTAGCGACGCTTGATACTGATGCTAAGGCATCTGCAGCTCCCGCAGCGGAAGCTCCTAAAGCAGCCCCAGCAGCTCCGGCACAAGCGGCTTCAACTCAGCCTGCTTCTGGCGCGGCTTCTCAACATCTTTCTCCTGCGGTTCAAAGAATCGTGACTGAAAACAAAATTGATACTTCAACTGTGCAAGGCACGGGCAAAGATGGTCGCCTGACTAAAGGTGATGTTCTTGGCGCACCAGCGGGAACGGCTTCTTCCGCACCTTCAGCTCCAGCGGCAGCTCCAGCCAAAGCAGCGGCACCTACTGTTGTTCCAATGGCAACCGGCCCATCGAAACAAGGCGATAAAAAGCTTGTTCCGATGACAACGATTCGCAAGCGTATCGCTGAAAAACTAAAAGAAGCCCAAAACACGGCAGCTCTTTTGACGACTTTCAATGAAATCGACATGGGCAAAGTGATGGACCTTCGCGCGAAGTACAAAGACAAATTCAAAGAAAAATTTGGATTGAACTTGGGCTTCAACGGCTTCTTCGTGAAAGCGTCTGTAGAGGCTTTAAAATCCTTCCCTGCTGTGAATGCATGGATCGTTGGCACCGATATCGAGTACCACAACTACTACAATATCGGTATTGCGGTATCGACTGAAAAAGGTCTTATGGTCCCTAACGTAAAAGACGCTGATACTTTGTCTTTGGCTGGTATTGAGATCGCAGTGCGCGACCTTGCTGCAAAAGGCAGAGACGGTAAGATCACTCCGAACGATTTGGGCGGCGGCACCTTCTCCATCACAAATGGTGGCGTGTTCGGTTCCCTTCTTTCAACTCCGATCTTGAATGCTCCTCAGTCTGCGATCTTGGGTCTTCATAAAATCCAAGACCGCCCTATGGCAATCAACGGTAAAGTTGAGATTCGCCCTATGATGTATGTGGCTCTGACTTATGACCACAGAATTGTCGACGGTAAAGAGGCCGTCAGCTTCCTGGTTAAGATCAAAGAGCTTATCGAGGACCCTGAAAGACTTCTTCTTGAAGTGTAG
- a CDS encoding DoxX family membrane protein has translation MTTLSPQELAYTLLRFALGLNIFLHGAVRLGSNYQKFIDWTTGLFQNTPLPSFAVQAFAHSIPILEVTFGLLILLGLFTLPALIGGTLVMIGLMAGMCIIQNWEIVGIQMIYIFLYTVLTFTLTYNGLSIDRFLIRK, from the coding sequence ATGACAACACTAAGCCCTCAAGAATTAGCCTATACCCTGCTGAGATTCGCACTTGGATTGAATATCTTCCTGCATGGAGCCGTTCGTCTGGGATCGAACTATCAAAAATTTATCGATTGGACGACAGGCCTTTTTCAAAACACCCCTCTTCCCAGCTTCGCTGTTCAGGCCTTTGCTCACAGCATCCCTATTCTGGAAGTCACTTTCGGGCTGCTTATTCTTCTCGGTCTCTTCACCCTTCCCGCTTTGATTGGTGGCACTCTGGTGATGATCGGACTGATGGCTGGCATGTGCATCATTCAAAATTGGGAAATTGTTGGCATTCAAATGATCTATATCTTTCTCTACACAGTTTTGACCTTCACTCTTACTTACAATGGTCTCTCCATCGACCGTTTCTTGATTAGAAAATAG
- a CDS encoding 2-oxoglutarate dehydrogenase E1 component has product MRNIVNNNGINSSNLEYIEQLYADFKVKPDSLAAEWRSFFEGVEFAQEGKFGMSDKELSVYQLIQAYRANGHLEADLNPLYAPQANDALALKAFNLSDKDLTAKFQIGSLVGKANVTLADIIAHLKKTYCGKIALQAADASPAEVKWLTQEFEGAAFKLSVDEKKNALTSLTKAESLEKFVHTRYVGTKRFSVEGADSMLPMMDTLVNKGSANGVKEMFVGMAHRGRVNMLVNFFGKSEEYVFGDFNGPLELEKPVEDFDNDVKYHLGYKVEKKTATGSLKATMAYNPSHLETVNAVALGMARAAQDKNGGDRKSVVTVLIHGDAAFAGQGIIQETMQLANVKPHTTGGTVHIVVDNQVGFTTSGKDTRSTRYASDSAKMTFTPVLHCNGDDVESCVRAADIAIRFRQQFGKDIVINFICYRKYGHNEGDEPAFTQPLMYDLIKAHATVRELYVKKLTAENSIDQKTADDLYQAAMDRLQQIYEDTKKSPPKLKNFKFEGNWAGLRKGVEADMEKPANTTFDLAKLKQIGEKIGSYPADFTPHPKLIKLLEARKNMGAGKEMIDWGMGELLAYGSLLSEGTSVRLTGEDCVRGTFTHRHAGMYDVKTNKCYFPLADLNPKAQLLVAESILSEYGVMGYEYGYSTQDPTSLVMWEAQFGDFVNGAQIVLDQYLAAAESKWQQMSGLVLLLPHGYEGQGPEHSSARLERFLQSCALYNMQVVNLTTPAQIYHALRRQVRRDFRKPLVVMTPKSLLRHPRAVSSIEDLAKGSFQEVIADTVDKSKVDTVVFVSGKLYYELLDEREKSKKENIALVRLEQLYPFPAKQVTEVLKSYPKAKTLIWAQEEPKNMGAFQNVYFKFVDVVQKAGLQLRFEYAGRPEKASPAVGSIHKHKVEQADIIKSIFN; this is encoded by the coding sequence ATGAGGAACATCGTGAACAATAATGGCATCAACAGTTCAAACCTTGAGTACATCGAACAGCTTTACGCTGACTTTAAGGTGAAACCTGATTCACTTGCAGCGGAATGGAGAAGCTTTTTTGAAGGTGTCGAGTTTGCCCAAGAAGGTAAATTCGGAATGTCTGACAAAGAACTTTCTGTCTACCAACTCATCCAAGCTTACCGTGCGAACGGACATCTTGAAGCTGATCTAAATCCTCTCTATGCTCCTCAAGCAAATGATGCTTTGGCTTTAAAAGCTTTCAATCTTTCCGACAAAGATTTGACTGCCAAATTCCAAATCGGTTCTTTGGTTGGAAAAGCCAATGTGACTTTGGCCGATATCATCGCGCACTTGAAAAAAACTTATTGCGGTAAGATTGCTTTGCAGGCGGCGGATGCCTCCCCTGCTGAAGTAAAATGGTTGACGCAAGAATTTGAAGGCGCGGCTTTCAAACTTTCAGTTGATGAAAAGAAAAATGCTCTGACTTCTTTAACCAAAGCAGAGTCTCTAGAAAAATTTGTACACACTCGCTACGTGGGCACGAAGCGTTTCTCTGTTGAGGGCGCGGATTCAATGCTTCCGATGATGGACACTTTGGTGAACAAAGGTTCTGCAAACGGAGTCAAAGAGATGTTCGTGGGTATGGCCCATCGTGGTCGCGTGAACATGTTGGTTAATTTCTTCGGCAAAAGCGAAGAGTATGTATTCGGTGATTTCAATGGTCCATTGGAACTTGAAAAACCAGTTGAAGACTTCGACAACGACGTAAAATATCACTTGGGCTACAAAGTCGAAAAGAAAACTGCAACGGGTTCTTTGAAAGCCACTATGGCTTACAACCCTTCTCACTTGGAAACTGTGAACGCAGTGGCTTTGGGAATGGCGCGCGCAGCTCAGGATAAAAACGGCGGCGACAGAAAATCTGTTGTGACTGTTTTGATTCACGGGGACGCAGCTTTTGCCGGTCAAGGTATTATCCAAGAGACGATGCAACTTGCAAACGTGAAACCGCACACCACGGGTGGTACTGTTCACATCGTCGTTGATAACCAGGTTGGTTTTACAACCAGCGGTAAAGACACCCGCTCAACTCGCTATGCCTCTGACTCTGCAAAAATGACTTTCACCCCGGTGCTTCACTGTAACGGTGATGATGTTGAGTCTTGCGTGCGCGCTGCAGATATCGCGATTCGCTTCCGTCAACAATTTGGCAAAGACATTGTTATCAACTTCATCTGTTACCGCAAATACGGTCACAATGAGGGCGACGAACCTGCCTTCACTCAGCCTTTGATGTATGACCTCATCAAAGCTCATGCGACCGTGCGTGAACTTTATGTTAAAAAATTGACGGCGGAAAACAGCATTGATCAAAAAACTGCCGACGATCTTTACCAAGCGGCGATGGATCGCTTGCAACAGATCTATGAAGACACCAAGAAATCCCCACCGAAGCTTAAGAATTTTAAATTCGAAGGCAACTGGGCAGGATTACGCAAAGGTGTTGAGGCAGACATGGAAAAACCTGCCAATACAACTTTCGATCTCGCGAAGCTTAAACAAATCGGCGAAAAGATTGGCTCTTACCCAGCGGACTTCACTCCGCATCCAAAATTGATCAAACTTCTTGAAGCTCGTAAAAACATGGGCGCAGGCAAGGAAATGATCGACTGGGGCATGGGAGAACTTCTGGCTTACGGTTCTTTGCTGTCTGAAGGAACTTCAGTTCGTTTGACGGGTGAAGACTGCGTGCGCGGCACGTTCACTCACCGCCATGCGGGTATGTACGATGTTAAAACCAACAAGTGCTACTTCCCTCTTGCGGATCTAAATCCAAAAGCGCAATTGTTGGTTGCTGAATCTATTTTGTCTGAATACGGCGTGATGGGTTATGAATACGGTTACTCCACTCAAGACCCAACAAGTCTTGTGATGTGGGAAGCACAATTCGGCGACTTCGTTAACGGCGCGCAAATCGTATTGGACCAATACTTGGCTGCGGCTGAGTCGAAGTGGCAGCAAATGTCTGGTTTGGTTCTTCTTCTTCCACATGGATACGAAGGCCAAGGACCGGAGCACAGCTCTGCCCGTCTTGAGCGCTTCTTGCAAAGTTGTGCCTTGTACAACATGCAGGTTGTGAACTTAACAACTCCGGCGCAAATCTATCATGCTCTTCGCCGTCAAGTTCGCAGAGACTTCAGAAAACCACTTGTGGTCATGACTCCGAAATCTTTGCTGAGACATCCTCGCGCAGTTTCTTCTATTGAAGACCTTGCCAAAGGTTCTTTCCAAGAAGTGATCGCGGATACAGTCGACAAATCAAAAGTGGACACCGTGGTGTTTGTCTCTGGCAAACTTTACTATGAGCTTTTGGATGAAAGAGAAAAATCTAAAAAGGAAAACATCGCCTTGGTTCGCCTTGAGCAGTTGTATCCATTCCCTGCTAAACAAGTCACTGAAGTGTTGAAGTCTTACCCTAAAGCGAAGACTTTGATCTGGGCACAGGAAGAACCTAAGAACATGGGTGCTTTCCAAAATGTCTACTTCAAGTTTGTAGATGTTGTGCAAAAAGCAGGTTTGCAACTTCGCTTTGAGTACGCGGGTCGTCCTGAAAAGGCCTCCCCTGCGGTGGGTTCAATCCACAAACACAAAGTTGAACAAGCAGATATTATTAAGAGCATTTTTAATTAA
- the lpdA gene encoding dihydrolipoyl dehydrogenase, producing MADNQFDLIIIGSGPGGYVGAIRAAQLGLKTAVIEKDKTFGGTCLNVGCIPSKALLESSEHYQAVQHDIAAHGVKVSKVELDLPTMLARKDKVVKQNTEGIAFLFKKNKITSFNGFGKILSAGKVEVKGADGNTQVLTTKSIVIATGSVPVELPFLKFDEKRIVSNTGALTLPQVPKTMIVVGGGVIGLELGSVWQRLGAEVTVIEYTARLGGTTDQDCMNVLKKNLEKEGMKFLLSTKVTGSNVVADGVEVTYEALADGKSTTTKADIVLVATGRKPFSAGVGCEDVGVQKDPQGRIVVDKHYQTTVPGIYAIGDVIHGPMLAHKAEEEGVALAEMLAGGAGHVNYDTVPGVIYTHPEVSNVGLSEEQAKEKGIEINVGKFPFLANGRARAKGFTEGFVKIIADKKTDKILGAHMVGPSVSELIHEVIVCMEFGGSSEDLARSFHAHPTLSEVVREAALAVEKRARQM from the coding sequence ATGGCAGACAATCAATTTGACCTCATTATTATCGGTTCTGGCCCTGGCGGTTATGTGGGCGCGATTCGCGCAGCTCAACTAGGACTTAAAACTGCAGTTATCGAGAAAGATAAAACGTTCGGCGGCACTTGCTTGAATGTGGGATGTATTCCTTCAAAAGCTTTGCTTGAAAGCTCTGAACACTATCAAGCTGTACAACATGATATTGCGGCCCACGGCGTGAAAGTTTCTAAAGTTGAATTGGATCTGCCAACAATGTTGGCCCGCAAAGACAAAGTCGTAAAACAAAATACGGAAGGCATTGCTTTCCTCTTCAAGAAAAACAAAATCACCTCTTTCAATGGCTTCGGCAAAATCCTGAGCGCTGGCAAAGTGGAGGTTAAAGGTGCTGACGGCAACACTCAGGTGTTGACGACAAAATCCATCGTTATCGCAACGGGCTCTGTGCCGGTTGAATTGCCCTTCTTGAAGTTCGATGAAAAACGAATTGTTTCCAATACCGGCGCGCTGACTCTTCCACAAGTTCCGAAAACAATGATCGTCGTTGGCGGCGGTGTGATCGGCTTGGAGTTGGGATCAGTATGGCAACGTCTTGGTGCTGAAGTGACTGTGATTGAATACACAGCACGTCTTGGTGGCACCACAGATCAAGATTGCATGAATGTTCTTAAGAAAAACCTTGAGAAGGAAGGCATGAAGTTCCTTCTTTCTACGAAGGTCACTGGCTCAAACGTTGTGGCTGATGGCGTGGAAGTTACCTATGAAGCTTTGGCGGATGGTAAATCTACAACTACAAAAGCAGACATCGTCCTTGTGGCGACAGGTCGCAAACCATTCTCTGCGGGCGTCGGCTGCGAAGATGTGGGCGTTCAAAAAGATCCTCAAGGTCGTATCGTTGTCGATAAACATTATCAAACTACAGTGCCAGGAATCTACGCGATCGGTGACGTGATTCACGGCCCTATGCTCGCGCACAAAGCTGAAGAAGAAGGTGTCGCTCTTGCAGAAATGCTTGCTGGCGGTGCGGGACATGTGAACTACGACACAGTTCCCGGAGTTATCTATACTCATCCTGAAGTTTCAAATGTGGGTCTTTCTGAAGAGCAAGCGAAGGAAAAAGGCATTGAGATCAATGTTGGGAAGTTTCCGTTCCTGGCAAATGGCCGTGCTCGAGCGAAAGGCTTCACTGAGGGTTTCGTAAAGATCATCGCTGATAAAAAGACTGATAAAATTCTTGGTGCTCACATGGTTGGCCCATCAGTTTCTGAATTGATTCACGAAGTGATCGTCTGCATGGAATTCGGTGGAAGCAGCGAAGATCTTGCAAGATCATTCCATGCCCACCCTACTTTAAGTGAAGTGGTGCGTGAAGCGGCTTTGGCTGTCGAAAAACGTGCACGTCAAATGTAG
- a CDS encoding SDR family NAD(P)-dependent oxidoreductase: MKNNKLALVTGSTAGIGFAIAEKLVHQNFDVIINGRSEERVNKAINQLLEKGASKKSLHGVAADLTTVEGIAKVQELFPEVDVLINNFGIFEPKEFANITDADWEKMWNGNFMSGARLSRHYFPRMLKKNYGRVIFISSESALQIPAEMIHYGVSKTAQISLARGMAEVAGESNVTVNSVLVGPTKSEGVGTFLKQLAEKDHLTESDVEKNFFKTARPTSLIKRFIRPEEIGAFVAFLASEESSAITGSALRADGGLVKSII; the protein is encoded by the coding sequence ATGAAAAACAATAAATTAGCCTTAGTCACTGGATCGACCGCTGGAATCGGATTTGCGATTGCAGAAAAATTAGTTCACCAGAACTTCGACGTGATTATCAACGGTCGCAGCGAGGAGCGGGTCAACAAGGCCATCAATCAACTTCTCGAAAAAGGCGCGAGCAAAAAATCCCTCCATGGAGTGGCTGCGGATCTGACAACGGTTGAAGGCATTGCCAAAGTTCAGGAGCTGTTTCCCGAGGTGGATGTCTTAATTAATAACTTCGGAATCTTCGAGCCCAAGGAATTCGCCAATATCACGGATGCTGATTGGGAAAAAATGTGGAATGGAAATTTTATGTCAGGAGCGCGTCTTTCCCGTCATTACTTCCCACGAATGCTTAAGAAAAACTACGGTCGTGTCATCTTCATCTCAAGCGAATCCGCCCTGCAAATTCCCGCTGAAATGATTCACTACGGAGTTTCAAAAACAGCGCAGATTTCCCTGGCGCGCGGTATGGCCGAAGTTGCCGGCGAATCGAATGTGACCGTTAACTCTGTCTTAGTGGGCCCAACGAAATCGGAAGGAGTTGGCACTTTCCTCAAACAACTTGCCGAAAAGGATCACCTCACGGAGTCCGATGTTGAGAAGAACTTCTTCAAAACCGCGCGCCCCACTTCACTCATCAAACGTTTTATCCGCCCCGAAGAAATCGGCGCTTTTGTCGCCTTTCTGGCCAGCGAAGAGTCCTCGGCTATTACCGGTTCGGCCCTGCGCGCGGATGGGGGTCTAGTTAAATCAATTATTTAA
- the gpmA gene encoding 2,3-diphosphoglycerate-dependent phosphoglycerate mutase has protein sequence MYKLVLIRHGESVWNQENRFTGWQDVDLSEKGRAEALKGGKSLAEKGFTFDIAYTSVLKRAIKTLDFVLDELDQVWLPVHKDWRLNERHYGALQGLNKSETAARHGEDQVKIWRRSYDIPPPPMETADPRHPSHDPRYKHVDPKLLPSQESLKDTVARFLPLWNNTIAPKIKTGEKVLIVAHGNSLRALIQYLENMTPDEIMAVNMPTGIPLMYELDKDLKVLKKEFIGDPEEVKAAMEAVANQGKAK, from the coding sequence GTGTATAAGTTGGTGCTAATTAGACACGGTGAGAGTGTTTGGAACCAAGAAAATCGGTTCACTGGATGGCAAGACGTAGATCTTTCTGAGAAAGGTCGAGCGGAAGCTCTAAAAGGTGGCAAATCTTTGGCTGAAAAAGGGTTCACTTTTGACATTGCCTACACCAGCGTTCTGAAAAGAGCGATTAAAACTCTGGATTTTGTCCTCGATGAACTCGATCAGGTGTGGCTTCCTGTCCACAAAGACTGGCGTTTGAACGAAAGACACTACGGAGCCCTACAGGGTTTGAATAAGTCTGAGACTGCGGCTCGTCATGGTGAAGACCAAGTTAAGATCTGGCGCCGCAGCTATGATATTCCGCCTCCACCAATGGAAACTGCGGATCCTCGTCATCCATCCCATGACCCACGTTACAAACATGTGGATCCAAAACTACTTCCTAGCCAAGAGTCCCTGAAAGACACTGTCGCGAGGTTTTTGCCGCTGTGGAACAACACCATTGCTCCCAAAATCAAAACTGGGGAGAAAGTGCTGATCGTAGCCCATGGAAACAGCTTGCGTGCTTTGATCCAATATCTGGAAAACATGACTCCGGACGAAATCATGGCTGTGAATATGCCGACCGGGATCCCTCTTATGTACGAATTGGATAAAGACCTGAAGGTTCTTAAAAAAGAGTTCATTGGGGACCCTGAAGAGGTGAAGGCGGCAATGGAAGCGGTCGCAAATCAGGGAAAAGCCAAGTAG